One region of Romeriopsis navalis LEGE 11480 genomic DNA includes:
- a CDS encoding 2Fe-2S iron-sulfur cluster-binding protein: MPKTVRLEPIAQETTVETNGNLLSVLLHKDLDVLRECGGRGMCATCHIYVQAGMESLTPMNRREQRTLEVITSCRTNSRLACQSRVVKEGVVVELPPGMYVNSVKDVEDLIGRRAEANLLHPMTGQVLVQGGKLITRSTLRTIANISFDVNDYYNSSAGR; encoded by the coding sequence ATGCCAAAGACTGTGCGTCTTGAGCCGATTGCGCAAGAAACGACCGTTGAAACGAATGGTAATTTGCTGTCGGTCTTACTGCATAAGGATTTAGATGTTTTGCGCGAGTGTGGTGGACGGGGCATGTGTGCCACTTGTCACATCTATGTTCAGGCGGGCATGGAGAGCCTGACGCCGATGAATCGACGGGAGCAACGGACGCTGGAGGTGATTACTTCTTGTCGGACGAATTCGCGTCTGGCTTGTCAGTCACGGGTGGTTAAAGAAGGCGTGGTGGTAGAGTTGCCGCCAGGCATGTATGTCAATTCGGTGAAAGACGTTGAGGATTTGATCGGACGCCGGGCGGAGGCAAATTTGCTCCATCCGATGACGGGGCAGGTGTTAGTCCAGGGGGGTAAGCTGATTACCCGATCGACATTACGGACGATCGCCAACATCAGTTTTGATGTGAATGATTATTACAACAGCTCCGCGGGGCGTTAG